Proteins from one Ahaetulla prasina isolate Xishuangbanna chromosome 2, ASM2864084v1, whole genome shotgun sequence genomic window:
- the LOC131190482 gene encoding LOW QUALITY PROTEIN: uncharacterized protein LOC131190482 (The sequence of the model RefSeq protein was modified relative to this genomic sequence to represent the inferred CDS: inserted 1 base in 1 codon) — translation MGGGSSTPSTSLACMLKGFEKYFNKTQYKVPYPPVTKERLKYLCQKQWPHLGTGWPSEGSFKCQTISDLWNRIAANEEKYPNQFPYIDQWSNAVDEQANDLLQCQAEMVRLCVARPRGKGKGKRLDVVTKRVKDVKVSETKVADTKKQILVQEEETILRPPPYAPPPHPGAPPPPQPQAGDGDDQAEGADGGEPVVRPKAKKQSKRGRPPKSERVEEDPEVESEEEGAAATAVGVTTRAAAAKAEAAAAAAQDEFVAPLRQMDQQVVNPQGVVEYRPCFQYVPFSTTDLLNWKQNYGPLSSKPTEMADLFQTIMQTHNPNWQDVQQLLNALLTPEEREKWKAAVRTCMRERFPNMADVGPELAVRAPDRDPGWDPKEAHQMMQLREYQNLTVEALRRAGKPPVNMSKPSLIMQRADESPEGFLQRLIEAYELYTQVDPRQPENVRMLNERFIAQSYDDIRKKLQKLEGALGKNTTELLEVARKVYVNRDKVEKKERDARMHKKTELLAVALQGGRTPGPNQCAHCGAEGHWQRECPRRLLPSRRMRGYRPGFRQTGRGRGLEQAPPEPLVTMNIGGQQTTFLVDTGAXNNLITAPGMHQIRVQGVSGQVVERQVLQPVTCTYKGSKLQHEFLYIPECPIPLLGRDMLNKLGATISFNEGKQSITVSHDPDTVWRLMAAQTVEDRKWEEFDVPELWAEDNPPGFDAHHPPVIVEVKPYATPVHIRQRPCSREAITAIYEIIQKFLKAGILVPIQSPWNTPILPIRKPDGVSFRPVQDLRIINDVTVTIHPAVPNPYTLLSLIPPKAKWFSVIDLKDAFFTIPIHPVSQPLFAFEWENPTTGTKLQYTWTRLPQGFKNSPTLFGTALGRDLQYYVPRQKGDTVLQYVDDVLVTGQTEDLCWENTKALFVLLVECGYRASRNKAQLVKQRVRYLGYDIEQGKRSLGPERKEAVLAIAEPTTRRQLRGFLGLAGFCRIWIPNFALLAAPLYASTKGGNSDEFVWTEEQSRAFKEIKKELTRAPALALPNLEKPFNLYVDTKQNIALGVLTQQLGAWQRPIAYLSKQLDGVAKGWPHCLKVLAAIAELLQDCNKLTFSCPINVHTPHAVQSVLDNKGHLWISNQRLVKYQAMMIENPHVRLHVSTRLNPATLLPIETTPEHDCLHVLDSVYSTRPDLSDIPLPNAKFNWYTDGSSYMHEGKRVAGYAIVDDSRVIESGPLGSKRSAQVAELWALIRALNRAEDETYWKCIGFVDGWLMNSFPLFGQARVF, via the exons ATGGGTGGAGGTAGTAGCACGCCAAGCACCTCCTTGGCTTGCATGCTGAAAGGGTTTGAGAAATATTTCAACAAAACACAGTACAAGGTTCCCTACCCCCCCGTGACCAAAGAACGCCTGAAATACCTGTGCCAAAAACAGTGGCCTCACCTGGGAACGGGGTGGCCATCAGAGGGCTCCTTCAAGTGTCAGACTATCAGTGACCTCTGGAACCGGATAGCGGCAAATGAGGAAAAATACCCAAACCAGTTCCCATACATCGACCAGTGGTCTAATGCAGTGGATGAACAGGCCAATGACTTATTGCAGTGCCAGGCGGAGATGGTTCGTTTATGTGTAGCCCGCCCGcggggaaaagggaaaggaaaaaggttgGATGTAGTCACTAAGCgagtgaaggatgtgaaagtatctGAAACAAAAGTAGCAGATACCAAAAAGCAGATATTGGTCCAGGAGGAGGAAACTATCCTGAGACCCCCGCCATATGCACCCCCGCCGCACCCGGGAGCGCCACCCCCACCTCAGCCACAGGCAGGGGATGGAGATGACCAGGCCGAGGGAGCCGATGGGGGTGAGCCAGTGGTTCGCCCAAAAGCGAAAAAGCAGTCAAAGAGGGGAAGACCACCAAAGTCAGAGAGGGTGGAAGAGGACCCGGAAGTGGAAAGCGAGGAAGAAGGAGCCGCGGCTACAGCAGTAGGGGTAACAACCAGGGCAGCAGCCGCCAAGGCGGAGGCGGCAGCCGCTGCAGCCCAGGATGAGTTTGTGGCACCGTTAAGGCAGATGGATCAGCAAGTAGTGAATCCCCAGGGAGTAGTTGAGTACCGACCGTGCTTTCAGTACGTGCCTTTCTCGACAACTGACCTCCTGAATTGGAAACAGAATTATGGGCCATTGTCCAGTAAGCCGACGGAAATGGCTGACCTGTTTCAAACCATTATGCAAACTCATAATCCCAATTGGCAGGATGTGCAGCAGTTGTTGAATGCACTGTTGACACCTGAGGAAAGGGAAAAGTGGAAAGCAGCGGTTAGGACGTGTATGAGGGAACGGTTCCCTAATATGGCGGACGTGGGACCAGAACTGGCGGTTCGGGCCCCTGATCGGGATCCGGGATGGGATCCGAAAGAGGCACATCAAATGATGCAGTTGAGAGAGTACCAAAACCTGACTGTGGAAGCGTTGAGAAGGGCGGGGAAGCCTCCGGTCAACATGTCTAAGCCTTCCTTGATCATGCAGAGGGCAGATGAGAGCCCAGAAGGCTTTTTGCAAAGGCTGATCGAGGCATATGAGCTGTACACACAGGTTGACCCAAGGCAACCGGAGAATGTGCGCATGCTAAACGAAAGATTTATAGCGCAAAGTTATGATGACATTAGGAAGAAGTTGCAAAAGCTAGAGGGAGCTCTAGGGAAGAATACTACTGAATTGTTGGAAGTGGCCAGGAAAGTGTATGTGAATAGGGACAAGgtggagaagaaggaaagggacGCTAGAATGCATAAGAAAACGGAATTGTTAGCAGTGGCGCTGCAAGGAGGACGGACCCCGGGTCCGAACCAATGTGCGCATTGTGGAGCAGAAGGGCATTGGCAAAGAGAATGCCCACGACGGTTATTGCCAAGTCGCAGAATGAGAGGATACAGGCCTGGGTTTAGGCAGACCGGAAGAGGTAGAG GCTTGGAGCAGGCCCCGCCTGAGCCATTGGTTACTATGAATATTGGGGGCCAACAAACAACCTTCCTAGTAGACACAGGTG TGAATAATCTGATCACTGCACCAGGGATGCACCAAATAAGGGTACAAGGTGTGTCAGGCCAAGTAGTGGAAAGGCAGGTCCTTCAGCCAGTGACATGCACATATAAGGGATCAAAACTCCAACATGAGTTCCTCTATATACCTGAATGCCCTATCCCGTTACTGGGCAGGGATATGCTAAATAAATTGGGAGCCACCATATCCTTCAACGAGGGAAAACAGAGCATTACTGTCAGCCATGATCCCGATACCGTATGGAGGTTAATGGCGGCTCAAACTGTAGAAGATAGGAAATGGGAGGAGTTTGACGTGCCGGAGTTGTGGGCTGAAGATAACCCCCCCGGGTTTGACGCTCACCATCCACCAGTGATTGTGGAGGTAAAGCCGTATGCCACACCAGTGCACATTAGGCAACGCCCGTGTTCACGTGAGGCGATTACCGCCATATATGAAATTAtccagaagttcctgaaggcaggTATCTTAGTCCCTATCCAGTCACCCTGGAACACCCCGATCTTGCCCATAAGGAAACCGGATGGGGTCTCCTTTAGGCCGGTACAGGATCTTAGGATTATTAATGACGTCACAGTGACGATCCATCCGGCTGTCCCGAACCCATACACATTACTAAGCCTGATCCCGCCTAAAGCCAAGTGGTTTTCGGTCATAGATCTAAAGGATGCGTTTTTCACGATCCCAATACACCCCGTGAGCCAGCCGTTGTTTGCATTTGAGTGGGAAAACCCGACCACGGGAACTAAACTACAATACACCTGGACACGCCTACCCCAAGGGTTCAAGAACTCACCCACCCTGTTCGGAACGGCACTAGGAAGGGATTTACAATATTATGTACCTAGACAAAAGGGAGACACAGTGTTACAATACGTGGACGATGTGCTGGTTACTGGGCAGACTGAGGACTTATGCTGGGAAAACACCAAAGCCTTGTTTGTTCTCTTGGTAGAGTGTGGATATAGGGCATCGAGAAACAAGGCTCAGTTAGTAAAGCAACGGGTGAGGTATTTAGGCTACGACATTGAACAAGGAAAAAGGTCGTTAGGCCCTGAAAGGAAGGAGGCAGTGTTGGCTATAGCAGAGCCCACGACAAGGAGACAGTTGCGAGGCTTTCTAGGGCTAGCAGGCTTTTGTAGAATCTGGATCCCCAATTTCGCGTTATTGGCAGCGCCCCTCTATGCTTCTACGAAGGGGGGCAACTCCGATGAGTTTGTCTGGACTGAGGAACAAAGCAGAGCATTCAAAGAGATAAAGAAGGAATTGACTAGGGCTCCAGCGTTGGCATTGCCAAACCTGGAAAAACCCTTTAACCTTTATGTggatacaaaacaaaacatagccTTAGGGGTGTTGACTCAGCAGTTAGGGGCGTGGCAACGGCCGATTGCGTATTTGTCAAAGCAGCTTGATGGAGTGGCGAAAGGGTGGCCCCATTGTTTGAAAGTCTTAGCGGCCATAGCTGAATTGTTGCAGGATTGTAATAAATTGACGTTTTCATGCCCCATTAACGTGCACACCCCACATGCGGTCCAATCGGTGTTGGATAACAAAGGACATCTGTGGATCAGTAACCAGAGGCTAGTGAAATACCAGGCCATGATGATTGAAAACCCACACGTCAGACTTCATGTGTCCACGCGTCTCAACCCCGCAACTCTGTTACCAATTGAGACAACCCCAGAACATGACTGTCTGCATGTGTTGGATAGCGTATATTCCACCAGACCAGACCTCTCAGACATCCCCTTACCAAACGCTAAGTTTAACTGGTACACTGATGGGTCCAGTTACATGCACGAGGGCAAAAGAGTAGCAGGATATGCAATAGTTGATGACAGTAGAGTAATAGAAAGTGGACCGCTGGGAAGTAAGAGGAGTGCACAGGTTGCTGAACTATGGGCTCTGATACGAGCTCTGAACAGGGCGGAGGACGAAACGTATTGGAAATGTATTGGATTTGTGGACGGCTGGCTTATGAACAGCTTCCCTTTATTTGGTCAGGCTCGTGTATTCTAG